The Methanocaldococcus sp. DNA window ATTTTTATCTACTCCATAAATTTCTCTACTTGGTTTTGATTTAAGTTTGTATATGATTATAGAATCTTTATCTTCGTCAATTATATTTAAAAGCCCATCTTTTATTCTTTCAAACTCTGCATCTGTTACCTCTCCTTCAAATACACTATTTTGAACCCAGTTTAAATGCTGTCTGAGAAATTTTTTAACTTTATTTACTCTTGCAACATTCACATCATAAACTATGATTATATACATTTTTCTTCGCCTTTATTCTTTTTAATGATTATAATACTTCTTTTTTTAAATATTTAAAATTATCTTATATATTTGGAATATTATTTTTATGAATTTTATAGTAAATAAATAATATTTACTCTTAAG harbors:
- the cas2 gene encoding CRISPR-associated endonuclease Cas2 → MYIIIVYDVNVARVNKVKKFLRQHLNWVQNSVFEGEVTDAEFERIKDGLLNIIDEDKDSIIIYKLKSKPSREIYGVDKNPIDDII